The following proteins are co-located in the Malus sylvestris chromosome 13, drMalSylv7.2, whole genome shotgun sequence genome:
- the LOC126596384 gene encoding uncharacterized protein LOC126596384 has protein sequence MDMIFEGNLPTDREIGDPPGAELVPNPPSWPDLSCVGEGMQGPVMHPIPLPASSEISLRGPNIHGTEQLIHHIRLHAAMDVKSHIEERISKYPLEDLALLKEDLLEFVSTIDDLKVDSSPLRVQIAELMAASTEDSSMCAISSKKLSPDVRAQQLAGIYLSISQVWSSQQAASEDYQFIGTSLASVQVHLEALVREREQLGIEAS, from the coding sequence ATGGATATGATATTTGAAGGTAATTTACCTACAGACAGAGAGATTGGGGATCCGCCTGGTGCAGAGCTTGTTCCGAATCCACCAAGTTGGCCCGATTTGTCGTGTGTAGGTGAAGGTATGCAAGGGCCCGTCATGCATCCAATACCTTTGCCAGCTAGCTCTGAGATCTCTTTAAGAGGGCCAAACATTCATGGAACTGAGCAGCTTATCCATCATATCAGACTTCATGCGGCTATGGATGTCAAAAGCCATATTGAGGAGAGGATTTCAAAGTACCCATTGGAAGACCTTGCGTTGCTCAAGGAGGATTTATTGGAGTTTGTTTCTACGATTGATGACCTTAAAGTTGATTCCTCACCCTTGAGAGTTCAAATTGCCGAACTTATGGCCGCCTCGACTGAGGATTCTTCCATGTGTGCTATTTCCTCGAAAAAATTGAGTCCAGATGTTAGAGCTCAACAACTTGCGGGAATATACCTATCAATTTCCCAAGTCTGGTCTTCTCAGCAAGCTGCTTCAGAAGATTATCAATTCATAGGAACCTCTTTAGCTTCCGTCCAAGTGCATCTGGAAGCGTTGGtgcgagagagagagcaatTGGGAATCGAAGCATCATGA